From Megalobrama amblycephala isolate DHTTF-2021 linkage group LG8, ASM1881202v1, whole genome shotgun sequence, the proteins below share one genomic window:
- the wnt2ba gene encoding wingless-type MMTV integration site family, member 2Ba, with product MREFDGFGCASAARRERQRARKGFLSRREPSGTAHRIYLLFILLLLMFTPTVDSSWWYIGALGARVICDNIPGLVNKQRQLCQRHPDLMQSIGEGAKEWIRECQHQFRHHRWNCSTLERDHTVFGRVMLRSSREAAFVYAISSAGVVYAITRACSQGELKTCGCDTHRRGRASDEEGDFDWGGCSDNINYGIKFAKAFVDARERMVKDARALMNLHNNRCGRMAVKRFMKTECKCHGVSGSCALRTCWLAMSDFRRTGDYLRKKYNTAVEVMMNQDGTGFMVADREYKRTTKNDLVYVENSPDYCLMDRSAGSLGTAGRVCNKSSRGMDGCEVMCCGRGYDTTRVKRVTKCECKFKWCCAVECRDCEETVDVHTCKPHKKPDWLDLT from the exons ATGCGCGAGTTTGATGGATTTGGTTGCGCGTCAGCGGCGCGCAGGGAAAGACAGCGCGCGCGTAAAGGATTTCTGTCACGCCGTGAACCGAGCGGCACCGCTCACAGGATTTACCTGCTCTTCATCTTACTGCTGCTCATGTTTACTCCAACTGTGGACTCGTCTTGGTG GTACATTGGTGCGTTAGGTGCACGGGTCATATGTGACAACATTCCAGGGCTGGTGAACAAGCAGAGGCAGCTCTGCCAAAGACACCCAGACCTCATGCAATCCATCGGAGAGGGAGCCAAAGAGTGGATCCGAGAATGCCAGCACCAGTTCCGACACCATCGCTGGAACTGCAGCACGCTGGAACGAGACCATACTGTGTTTGGCCGTGTCATGTTGCGCA GTAGCCGTGAAGCAGCATTCGTTTATGCAATTTCTTCTGCCGGCGTGGTTTATGCCATCACCAGGGCATGCAGTCAAGGAGAGCTGAAGACCTGTGGCTGCGACACCCACAGGAGAGGCAGAGCCAGCGATGAAGAAGGGGACTTTGATTGGGGCGGCTGTAGCGACAACATTAACTATGGAATCAAGTTTGCCAAAGCTTTTGTGGACGCCAGAGAGAGGATGGTCAAAGATGCCAGAGCACTCATGAATCTGCACAACAACCGCTGTGGGAGAATG gcaGTGAAGCGTTTTATGAAGACTGAATGCAAGTGTCATGGAGTCAGTGGGTCATGTGCTCTCAGGACATGCTGGCTGGCTATGTCTGATTTCCGACGAACGGGGGACTACTTGAGAAAGAAGTACAATACTGCTGTGGAGGTCATGATGAACCAGGATGGTACAGGCTTCATGGTTGCAGACCGAGAATACAAGAGAACAACCAAAAATGATCTAGTGTACGTTGAGAACTCTCCAGACTATTGCCTAATGGACCGATCGGCGG GTTCTCTGGGTACAGCGGGACGGGTGTGCAACAAGTCTTCCAGAGGCATGGACGGCTGTGAGGTCATGTGCTGCGGCCGTGGGTACGACACCACCCGTGTAAAACGTGTGACCAAATGCGAGTGCAAGTTCAAATGGTGCTGCGCTGTGGAGTGCAGGGACTGTGAGGAAACTGTGGACGTCCACACTTGTAAACCACATAAGAAACCCGACTGGCTCGATTTGACTTGA